Part of the Staphylococcus succinus genome, TTTGCGCACCAAGTAATTTAGAATTATTTTTATCAAATATAGCTTTAATTACCATTTCTTGACCTTGCATATATTCTGGACGATTCGGTTTCACATTGTGTAATACATCAATATCAATTTCTAACTCAACAGCTTCTTTTTCGGTTAAACCTGTCTGGGCAATTGTCATATCAAAGATACGGACAATGCCTGTGCCTAAAATGCCTTTATGTTCTAGATTTCCACCAGTTAATCGATCTCCTAAAATACGACCCATTTTATTTGCTGTAGAACCTAGCGGTCTATATATAGGATTACCAGTAATTAAATTATAACTTTCTGCTGCATCACCAATTGCATATATATGAGGAATATTTGTTTCCAAATACTTATTGGTTTGTATTGCTCCAGATTCTCCAATATTAATACCAATTTCTTTAGCTAATTTAGTATTTGGTGTGACACCAATCCCAATAATGATTAAGTCTGTATCAATTAATTCGCCAGTTTTTAAGCTGACTCTATTTATCGTATGATTCTCATCATAATCAATAATGTCAATTTCATTATAGGTATATACGTTAGCTTTATCTTCAATATATTCTTGAATCATAAAACTCATATCGTAGTCTAAATGAGGCATAAAAGTGTTACGTTGAACAATTGAAGTGTTGTAATTAGATAATTGTTCTAACATCTCTAAACCAATAAATCCACCGCCAACGATTGTTATATTCTGAACATCATGGTCATTAATATAATTATAAATTGCTTTGGCATCATTAATATTTTTAACTTTAAACACATTATTATATTCTTCGCTATTTAATTGAGGGAGTTCTTTAGGCGATGAACCTGTTGCTAATACTAATTCGTCATATTTTTGAATCATCTTTTCATCATTTACTAAATTAGTAACTGTTATTGTTTGATCACTATCATTTATCTTATTCACTTCATATTCTGTATAAATATCTATATTAAAGCGTTCTTTAAACCATTTAGCATTTCGTGGCGTGAGTTCATCAATATCAGATACATTACCTCCTATATAGTAGGGGATACCACATACGGAATACGAAATATCACTACCTTTATCAAAAACGGTAATTTCAACATCTTCACTATTTCTTCTTGCTTTAGCCGCGACACTCGTACCGGCAGCAACTGAACCAATGATAACAATTTTTTTCATTATTCTAACCCTCCATAAGGTATGACAAAGTAATTATTAAGACTTTCATTTTTAATCTTGTTTATCCAAATCGATTCATCTTCTTTTTTGTTACTAAAAAGGTCATCACGTTGATTTAGCGTAACTAATGATTGATTAACGACCCACCAATTATGTCCTATATCGGCTCTATTTAAATCTTCTACTAAACGTTTAGATTCTAAATAAGGTGTTTTTTCTGCTAGTGTTACGATTATCATCTGTGTTAAATCTTGATTTTGAATTTTAGGTAATAACGTTTCAACATTACTGGTAGTTTGAGTTGATTTTTTCTTTAGTTCTTTATGGTGATTTTCACTAGAATCAAGTAACAACAAGGTATGGCCTGTAGGAGCTGTATCTACAATTACGTAATCCATGTCTTCTTGATTCTCCATAATGTCACTAAAGGCTTTGAAAAATGCTATTTCTTCTGTACAAGGTGATTTTAAATCTTCCATAATATAATCAATATCGTCTTGTGGTGTATCATCATTCACTGTGGCTAATATTTCTTTTTTATACTTTTCTAATGCTTGTTCTTCATCAATATAAGCAGTATTTAAATTACTTGTGGTTTCAACATTAATTTCTTTAGTAGGGTCAGTCGTTGCTAAAAGAATACGATGTCCTTTATTAGATAATTCTGTAGCTAATTGCGTTGCTACTGTCGTTTTACCAACGCCACCTTTTCCCATTGTAAATAAATATTGAACTTTACTATTTTCAATTTCATCTATTAATTTATTGAATTGCGGATGATCTTCAACAATAAAGTCATCATTTTCAATTAAGTTATCATCATTTAATAGATTAGTTAAACTTTCTATACCTTCTTCTTTCTGCTTTTTATATGGAACGTAATAAGCATGATTGTTATTTAACCATTCAGTAAAATGATTAATGTTTTTATCTTGTTCTGATTTCATCTGACTCGAAATTAAACCGTGACTTTCTTCTATATAGTTGTTAATGACTACTTTGAATTTAGAAATTGATAGTTGTTGTAATTCTTGTTGCGCTCTTTGAATTTCATATATAGAAGAGTGGTTAGGTTTCGCAACTAAGATCATGGTCGTATCGTCTTGGTTACGTAGTTTTTCAAGTGCTGAATTATATTTACCTCTATTTTCATTTAAACCCGATAATTGACCTAAGCAAGAAGCGTCATTACTCGTTGTATTTAAATAATCTGTCCATGCAGAAGGTAATTCAAGCATTCTCAAGGTGTGACCTGTTGGAGCTGTATCAAATATAATGAAATCAAATTCTTGTTCTAAAGTTTTATCGGATAAAAAATTTGTAAATTCATTAAATGCTGCTACTTCAACTGTACACGAACCACTTAACTGTTCTTTCATCTCAGAAAGCACATCTTCTGGTAGAATACCCTCATAAGGTTCTATAGCTTGTGCTTTATAATCGTCTGCAGCAGCAATCGGGTCAAAATTGGCTATAGAGAGATTAGGTATAGGTTGATATGTAGTTAATTTATTAGATAATTCCATTTGAAATACATCTTGTAAATTACTAGCTGGATCAGTACTTACTAAAGCTACTTTCTTTCCATTCTCTGCTAAGTTTAAAGCAATAGAACTTGATATCGTCGTTTTGCCTACGCCACCTTTACCAGTAAAAAACAAATATTTTGTTAACTCAACATTATCTAAATTCAATTTATTTAAGTATTTAACAGCATCCATCTCCACCACAGCATCCTCCATTTCTCATCTGATTAACCGTAATAATTTCATCGGCTTCTTCTTGGGTAATATAAGTACCCGTTTTAGCTATATTGCCTTCTATAAAAGTGATTGGTAAAACTTCATTACCTTTTTCTTGAATTAAACGAATAGCTTCTTTATTTTTAATAAATTCATTCGGATTATTACTCATATTATAACGTTGAACTTCTATTTGATTTTGTTTTAAATATTCATTGATTTGGTTCGTCTTTATTAGTGTTTCATCCGGTTCTGGACCACATACGCCAGTAGAACAGCACATAGCTTCTTCGTATATTTCAATATTTAACATTATACTCACCTCATTAATTATTTTACTACCATAGATTAGCATCTATATAGATTAGTGTCTATGTATTGATTTGGATTTTTAAAATTTAACTTAATTTGAGTTTCTAATAATATAGTTAGGAAGAAAATATTTTTACTATTGCTGTGGAGCATGTCTAAGTTTATGTGAAATTATAGTTTTTTAATCTTGCAATAATGTATATATTGATTTATATTTAATATATCAAAAAAAATTGATATATTAAATGGAATAAAATTATTTAGACAATAAGGAGGTGTGCCTGATTGCGAGTAAACCACGCAAGTACTTTATCTGTTGGTTACTTTGTAAGTTATTTAAATCTTGTTATGGTATCAAGAGAAGTCACTTTAAAAGAAGCTACAATATATATGGAGAAGGAGTTCTTTAAAGGTAATATTCATCAGTATGGTGAATCAACAGAAAATAACTACAAACAAGCAATACAAGAATTGAAATAAAAATAATATAAACTCTAATCAAATATTATAAAAAAGGGGTGTTCTTTTTATGGAAGTTATTAAAGCAAAAACTGATATGAATGAAGATGAACAATTAGCTTTTTATGAAAGCATGTTTAATGCACTTGCTGACAAAAATAGATTAAAAATACTTAATCAAATTAGTCAAAGCCCTAATAAATCACTATGTGTATGCGACTTAGAGGAGTTATTAGATTTAAAACAATCTAAAATTTCATATCATTTAAAAAAACTAGTAAGTGCACAGATTTTAATACCTGAAAAATACGGTACTTGGAACTACTACAAAATCAATGAAGCACAAATTCAAGTTGTATTAACTGAAGATACTTGCTGTAAAATATTATAGGATTTATCTTATTACACATCATATTAATCAACTTTTTTTAATTTATATATCAAAAAAAGTTGATTAAATAAATTCAGAGGAATTATACTAATGACAGATTCAATCATAGAATTCATAAAAACATTTTTAATGTTATTTTTTGAATTGTTAGCATTATTTATAGTTGTAAGTTTTATTGTAAGTTTAATTCAACAAGTAGTATCAGAAGATAAAATACAAAAGCTTTTAAGCAAACCAAATAAAGCAACCAACTATGTATTAGGAATGATTTTTGGTGCTATAACACCATTTTGTTCTTGTTCTACTATTCCTATACTTGCAGGTTTGTTAAACTCTAAAGTTCCGTTTGGTCCAGCTATGAGTTTCTTAATCGCTTCGCCACTCATGAATCCACTCATGATATTTATGCTATGGATTTTATTAGGGTGGAAAGTTGCTGTTGTTTATTTTGTTGTATTAGCGATATTCAGCATTTTAACTGGCCTTGTTTTTTCAAAAGTGAATTTAGCAGAGAGTTATAAAGGCGTTAATGTCAAAGGTGATGGATTTTTCACTAATAAATCAGGATCTCGTGTTAAGCAAGCGCTAAATGATGCTTGGGCTTTCCTATATCCAATGTTACCTTATTTAATTATTGGTGTATTTATCGGTGCATTTATTTATGGATTTATTCCAGAAAGCTTTATAACACAATATGCGAGTGGCGATAGTATTATCTCTGTTATTATTGCTTCTGTTATTGGTATACCTATGTATATTAGACCAGAAACAATGCTTCCTATAGCTGAAGCTTTAGTATCTAAAGGTATGTCACTGGGAACAGTCGTAGCATTAATTATAGGTGGCGCAGGAGCAAGTATTCCTGAAGTTGTATTGTTATCTAAATTATTTAAAAAGAAATTTGTAATATCTTTTGTTATAGCAATTTTAGTCGTAGCTATTGCTACTGGTCTAATTGTTAACTTAATCATTTAAGGAGGTGAAGTAAATGGGTATCAAAGACGCATTAAAAAAATTAAAACCTCAAGAACAGTCATGTTGTTCAGTTGAAATTGAAGAGAAAACAGACAAAAAAGACGAAAATAATGAGAAAAAAGAAAATGGTAATAAAAATTGTTGCTAACATTAAAAAAGTTCTGTTTGATTTTGCATTTATTAACATAATCGATGATTATCAGAAGTTCGATTCACATAAAAAAGCACGACAAGTTCATAAACTTGTCGTGCCTTTTTAATTACAATTAGTTACCAAATAAACGACTCCAAAACCCTTTTTTAGGGGGCTGTTCTCCCCTATCCTCATTCTCACTCTCTATTTCTTCAGATGGTTTATCATCTTTTGCTAATACTTTTTCGTTTGTACTGTCATCTTTTTTCTCTTCAGCTACATCTTTATGTTGTACTTCTGTTGGCTGTTCATCTTCTTCTTCTTGATTAATATCTTTAGATTCTTCGGTAAATGTTGCTTCTTGCGCATTAACGTTTTGTCTATCATTAACAGATGTATCAAAGGAATAATTAAGCTGTCTTTCTTCCTCTAATTGATTCTCCAATTTTTGAATCTTCTTATTACTCTCTAATGCCAATACTTGCTGATTCTCAAGTAATTTTGATCTTTCCTGCAACTCTTTTCTGTAGAATTCAATTGTTGTTTCATGACGATTTTCTTGTTTTTCAATTTGATCATTCAAAGTATCAATCTGATTTTTAAGGATTTCTACTATTTGAGTATCACTTTTGGATTCAACATTAATATTATCTGACTCTTTTTTTTGTTTGTCTTCAGTAGTACTTTCAAAACCATATTTCTTTTTATTTTCATTTACTCTTTGAATAATTTTTTCTATATCGGTATCTTCTTTAATAAACGAAGTGTTTTCCTGTTTTATTGTCTCTATATTCAATCGTTTAATGTTATTGAAAATTGTTTGCTTACTAACCCCTAATTCTTCACTCAATATTTTCACGCTTTTCATATCATCAACCCTTTATAAAATGTTTATAAACCCTTTATAACATATTACAAGCTTGTTATGCTTCATAATAAAGTAATTGGTAAATCAAAAATATACAACCATCAACCCTTTTATCAAGTGTTTATAAAGGGTTGATGGTTGTTGTCAAGGGTTTATAAACCCTTTATCAACCCTTGACAAACCTACATTTTCCCTTTTATAAGCTTATTCAAAGTGCTATAATAACCTTAATACAACAAAAACCCCAACTACTGGTAATAGTCGGGGTTTGGTAATAAAACGTTGCAGCACGTTTATAAATATTTTGATATCTGTATTATATACAACTATATCATCAAAGTGCAAGCAAAAAATTTATGTGTTCTTGTAATGTTTTATTACCTCTATCCAAAATTTGAATAGGAAAGGGGTTTTTATTATGTCTAGAAAAAACATAAAAAATCAGGCCAGTCAAAATTTCTATATGCTACATAAAGTATTATTTATCAATGAAAAATATAAAAAGTTAAGTGATAGTGCAAAAGTTACCTATGCAATTCTTAATGATAGAGTAAGTTTATCTATTAAAAATAATTGGATAGATCAAAATGGAGATATATATTTTATTTTCACAAATGAAAATCTTCAAGAAGTGTTAGATAAAAGTAAAAATACAATAACCAAAATTAAAAAAGAATTACAAGAAGTGGGTTTATTAGAACAAGTTAAAACTGGATTTAATCGACCAAACAAACTATACCTTCATGAAATTGAAACAAATATAAATATTGAAAAAGAAATACAAAATAGCACTTCAAACAATGACGAATCAAGTGATAGCAAGGAATCCCAAATAATGGGAGTCCAGAATCCCAAACAATGGGAGCCCAGAATCCCAAACAATGGGAGCCCAGAATCCCAAAACTTAGACTCTAATGATACTGACTTAAGTAATACTGATTATATAGAGACTGAGAATAATGATACGCATGATATGAATGATACATACAACAATTCAATAAACAATAATCATTCGAATCATACAAATCATCAACAAACCGAATTTAATAATGATGCGCTTAAGTTTCAAGTCCTCGAAGAATTGCCTCAACAACTTCAAGACTATTTAAGTAAATTTGAAATTAGAGAAATTCGGATTATTAAAAGTGTATTACTCAAAGGTAAAAAATCATTTAATAATGCACATGATACGTATTACCGTTTAGAAGATGTTGAGTTTGAAATTGTAAGTGTGTTGAAACGTTTTAAAGCGATGCTGCTACAAAAGAATGAAACGGTTGAAGCGATGCAAGGGTATTTAATGCAATCCATTAAAGCTGAATTCGAAGAAACACATGCACTTTATATGCGACGTCAAAACATGAAACAACATAATATCTTTAATCAGTAATTCAAATAATCTATAGCAATCAAAGAGGCCTCAAAATATCCGATTAAGTCATCGGATTATTTAACTGGATATAGTAAAAAAAATTCAGGTTAGTAATTTAAAACAAGGTTTATATCGAAAACGTATGTTGAGTTATGGTGGTTTGCTTAAACAAAAACATAAAATTTTAAATTTAGACGATGCCGAAGATGGTAATTTAATTAATACAAGTGACGAAGATAAAACAACAGACGAAGAAGAAAAAGCACATTCAATTACTGCAATTTGGAATTTTGAAAAACAAAATTATTACTTAAAAGATTTGAAACGTTAGCTTAAAAGCTAGCGTTTTTTTATGTATTTTTGCCCCTGCGGGAACTATAGCGTTCAACCGGCATGGTTGCCCAGTTTTACTATGAAAATTTTAATTTGCATGTAGATGGGCAGTGTCTTAAAAATCAACACTGGATTTATTAGAAATTTATGTATGGTTTATCTGCAAAATAAAAATCATAAAGTTTAAGAAATTCGAAATCAGTATCAGAGATATTTTCCATTTTCATAATTTGAATTGTTTTTCTAATTCTTTGGTCGTTTGGAATATCACATAGATCAGAAATTTCTTGTGATGTTTTATCAAATACTGAAAATGTAAATTCAAAGTTTATTGTCATAAAGAACACCTCTTATTTGGCTCATATTTGCGTTTTAAGAAATAAAGACGATTATACAGATATAAAACTATATAAATTTAGAGTTTGCTCTAAATACCCCCTTAAAATGCAAAATAGATATATTAGATTATCAAACGCAAATATGATTTTAGAACGACACCTTTTAGGTGTGTAAGTGCGCCCTTGGATATATAAAATAAAAAGCCAATCCACATAAAAATGGATTGGCTTTTGCAAAGTAGATTATAAAAAACTACTGTTAATAAGCGCCTAAACGTTATAGCCA contains:
- a CDS encoding FAD-dependent oxidoreductase, producing MKKIVIIGSVAAGTSVAAKARRNSEDVEITVFDKGSDISYSVCGIPYYIGGNVSDIDELTPRNAKWFKERFNIDIYTEYEVNKINDSDQTITVTNLVNDEKMIQKYDELVLATGSSPKELPQLNSEEYNNVFKVKNINDAKAIYNYINDHDVQNITIVGGGFIGLEMLEQLSNYNTSIVQRNTFMPHLDYDMSFMIQEYIEDKANVYTYNEIDIIDYDENHTINRVSLKTGELIDTDLIIIGIGVTPNTKLAKEIGINIGESGAIQTNKYLETNIPHIYAIGDAAESYNLITGNPIYRPLGSTANKMGRILGDRLTGGNLEHKGILGTGIVRIFDMTIAQTGLTEKEAVELEIDIDVLHNVKPNRPEYMQGQEMVIKAIFDKNNSKLLGAQIVGYEGVDKRIDVLATAITFGAKAEDLFHLDLAYAPPFSTTKDPVIYTGMIGHNITRGRKIITPEEVVKQKNDLLILDVRSPKQFEVDHVDGAINVPLKTLRSYAKTLDENQTIVTYCNKGTTGNAAQNVLINLGFKQVYNLSGGNKNYQRYKRFQVEREKKN
- the arsA gene encoding arsenical pump-driving ATPase; the protein is MDAVKYLNKLNLDNVELTKYLFFTGKGGVGKTTISSSIALNLAENGKKVALVSTDPASNLQDVFQMELSNKLTTYQPIPNLSIANFDPIAAADDYKAQAIEPYEGILPEDVLSEMKEQLSGSCTVEVAAFNEFTNFLSDKTLEQEFDFIIFDTAPTGHTLRMLELPSAWTDYLNTTSNDASCLGQLSGLNENRGKYNSALEKLRNQDDTTMILVAKPNHSSIYEIQRAQQELQQLSISKFKVVINNYIEESHGLISSQMKSEQDKNINHFTEWLNNNHAYYVPYKKQKEEGIESLTNLLNDDNLIENDDFIVEDHPQFNKLIDEIENSKVQYLFTMGKGGVGKTTVATQLATELSNKGHRILLATTDPTKEINVETTSNLNTAYIDEEQALEKYKKEILATVNDDTPQDDIDYIMEDLKSPCTEEIAFFKAFSDIMENQEDMDYVIVDTAPTGHTLLLLDSSENHHKELKKKSTQTTSNVETLLPKIQNQDLTQMIIVTLAEKTPYLESKRLVEDLNRADIGHNWWVVNQSLVTLNQRDDLFSNKKEDESIWINKIKNESLNNYFVIPYGGLE
- the arsD gene encoding arsenite efflux transporter metallochaperone ArsD; protein product: MLNIEIYEEAMCCSTGVCGPEPDETLIKTNQINEYLKQNQIEVQRYNMSNNPNEFIKNKEAIRLIQEKGNEVLPITFIEGNIAKTGTYITQEEADEIITVNQMRNGGCCGGDGCC
- a CDS encoding ArsR/SmtB family transcription factor; its protein translation is MEVIKAKTDMNEDEQLAFYESMFNALADKNRLKILNQISQSPNKSLCVCDLEELLDLKQSKISYHLKKLVSAQILIPEKYGTWNYYKINEAQIQVVLTEDTCCKIL
- a CDS encoding permease, encoding MTDSIIEFIKTFLMLFFELLALFIVVSFIVSLIQQVVSEDKIQKLLSKPNKATNYVLGMIFGAITPFCSCSTIPILAGLLNSKVPFGPAMSFLIASPLMNPLMIFMLWILLGWKVAVVYFVVLAIFSILTGLVFSKVNLAESYKGVNVKGDGFFTNKSGSRVKQALNDAWAFLYPMLPYLIIGVFIGAFIYGFIPESFITQYASGDSIISVIIASVIGIPMYIRPETMLPIAEALVSKGMSLGTVVALIIGGAGASIPEVVLLSKLFKKKFVISFVIAILVVAIATGLIVNLII
- a CDS encoding DUF536 domain-containing protein; this translates as MKSVKILSEELGVSKQTIFNNIKRLNIETIKQENTSFIKEDTDIEKIIQRVNENKKKYGFESTTEDKQKKESDNINVESKSDTQIVEILKNQIDTLNDQIEKQENRHETTIEFYRKELQERSKLLENQQVLALESNKKIQKLENQLEEERQLNYSFDTSVNDRQNVNAQEATFTEESKDINQEEEDEQPTEVQHKDVAEEKKDDSTNEKVLAKDDKPSEEIESENEDRGEQPPKKGFWSRLFGN
- a CDS encoding replication initiator protein A; protein product: MSRKNIKNQASQNFYMLHKVLFINEKYKKLSDSAKVTYAILNDRVSLSIKNNWIDQNGDIYFIFTNENLQEVLDKSKNTITKIKKELQEVGLLEQVKTGFNRPNKLYLHEIETNINIEKEIQNSTSNNDESSDSKESQIMGVQNPKQWEPRIPNNGSPESQNLDSNDTDLSNTDYIETENNDTHDMNDTYNNSINNNHSNHTNHQQTEFNNDALKFQVLEELPQQLQDYLSKFEIREIRIIKSVLLKGKKSFNNAHDTYYRLEDVEFEIVSVLKRFKAMLLQKNETVEAMQGYLMQSIKAEFEETHALYMRRQNMKQHNIFNQ